A stretch of the Tachysurus vachellii isolate PV-2020 chromosome 26, HZAU_Pvac_v1, whole genome shotgun sequence genome encodes the following:
- the enc1 gene encoding ectoderm-neural cortex protein 1 has translation MKMSVCVHENRKSRASTGSMNIYLFHKSSYADSVLMHLNVLRKQRLFTDVLLHAGSRSFPCHRAVLAACSRYFEAMFSGGLRESQAKEVDFRDSIHPEVLELLLDYAYSSRVVINEENAESLLEAGDMLEFQDIRDACAEFLEKNLYPSNCLGMLLLSDAHHCTQLSQLSWSMCLSNFPAICKTEEFLQLPKDMIVQLLSHEELETEDERLVYESALNWVNYDLERRHCHLPELLRTVRLALLPAIFLMENVSTEELINSQVKSKELVDEAIRCKLRILQNDGVVNSPCARPRKTSHALFLLGGPTFMCDKLYLVDQKAKEIIPKADIPSPRKEFSACAIGCKVYVTGGRGSENGVSKDVWVYDTLHEEWSKAAPMLIARFGHGSAELRHCLYVVGGHTAATGCLPASPSVSLKQVEQFDPVANKWSMVAPLREGVSNAAVVSVKLKLFAFGGTSVTHDKLPKVQCYDPVENHWTVPASCPQPWRYTAAAVLGSQIFVMGGDTEFSACSAYKFSSETYQWTKVGDVTAKRMSCQAVASGNKLYVVGGYFGTQRCKTLDCYDPTLDAWNSITTVPYSLIPTAFVSTWKHLPA, from the exons ATgaaaatgtctgtctgtgtccatgAGAACCGCAAGTCACGAGCCAGCACTGGCTCTATGAACATCTACCTTTTCCACAAGTCCTCATATGCCGACAGTGTCTTGATGCACCTGAATGTGTTGCGGAAGCAAAGGCTCTTCACAGACGTTTTGCTACACGCAGGCAGCCGCTCTTTCCCATGCCATCGCGCTGTGCTGGCTGCCTGCAGCCGGTACTTTGAGGCAATGTTCAGTGGCGGGTTAAGAGAGAGCCAAGCCAAGGAGGTGGACTTTAGAGACTCCATACATCCAGAg GTGTTAGAACTGCTCTTGGACTACGCTTACTCATCCCGGGTAGTCATCAACGAAGAGAATGCGGAGTCTTTGCTGGAGGCAGGTGACATGCTAGAGTTCCAGGACATTCGTGATGCCTGTGCTGAGTTTCTGGAGAAGAACCTCTACCCATCCAACTGTCTTGGCATGCTGCTTTTGTCTGATGCCCACCACTGCACCCAGCTGTCTCAGCTTTCCTGGAGCATGTGTCTTAGTAATTTCCCAGCTATCTGCAAGACAGAAGAATTCCTGCAACTGCCCAAGGACATGATAGTCCAGTTGCTCTCGCACGAAGAGCTGGAGACGGAGGATGAGCGGTTGGTTTATGAATCTGCATTGAACTGGGTGAACTATGACTTGGAACGGCGACATTGCCACTTACCCGAGCTTTTGCGGACTGTACGCCTGGCTCTCTTACCCGCCATCTTCCTCATGGAGAACGTCTCCACAGAGGAGCTTATCAACTCACAAGTCAAAAGCAAAGAGCTAGTGGATGAAGCAATCCGCTGCAAGTTGCGTATACTGCAGAATGACGGCGTGGTCAACAGTCCTTGTGCCAGGCCACGCAAGACAAGCCATGCCCTTTTTCTTTTAGGTGGTCCTACCTTTATGTGCGACAAGCTGTATTTAGTGGACCAGAAGGCCAAAGAAATCATCCCAAAGGCAGACATTCCCAGTCCTCGAAAGGAGTTCAGTGCTTGCGCTATTGGCTGTAAAGTCTATGTGACAGGGGGTCGGGGCTCAGAGAATGGTGTGTCCAAGGATGTTTGGGTGTACGATACCTTACATGAAGAGTGGTCAAAAGCAGCTCCCATGCTAATAGCTCGATTTGGGCATGGTTCAGCCGAACTGCGCCACTGCCTGTATGTGGTCGGAGGTCATACTGCTGCAACTGGTTGTCTTCCAGCCTCACCATCTGTCTCGTTAAAGCAGGTGGAGCAGTTTGACCCAGTTGCCAACAAGTGGAGCATGGTCGCACCTCTGCGCGAGGGTGTCAGCAATGCAGCAGTAGTCAGCGTTAAGCTCAAGTTATTTGCTTTTGGAGGAACAAGTGTAACCCATGATAAACTACCAAAGGTACAGTGTTATGACCCAGTGGAAAACCACTGGACTGTCCCAGCATCTTGTCCACAGCCTTGGCGCTACACAGCTGCTGCTGTTTTGGGCAGCCAGATCTTTGTCATGGGGGGCGACACTGAGTTCTCAGCCTGCTCGGCATACAAATTCAGCAGCGAAACCTACCAGTGGACTAAAGTAGGCGACGTTACAGCTAAGCGAATGAGCTGCCAGGCAGTAGCCTCCGGGAACAAACTGTACGTAGTTGGTGGCTATTTTGGAACACAACGCTGCAAAACGCTAGACTGCTATGATCCCACACTGGATGCCTGGAACAGCATAACCACTGTACCCTACTCCTTGATCCCCACTGCCTTCGTTAGCACCTGGAAACACCTCCCAGCCTGA